The following proteins come from a genomic window of Salminus brasiliensis chromosome 15, fSalBra1.hap2, whole genome shotgun sequence:
- the ankrd10a gene encoding ankyrin repeat domain-containing protein 10a, which produces MSVGVESGFSNDELLHIRFPLHRACRDGDVGALCSLLQLGSASRADLAAEDSFYGWTPIHWAAHFGKLECVLRLVQVGCEVNAITSRFAQTPAHIAAFGGHPECLLWLLQAGADINRQDYVGETPIHKAARAGSMECINALLISGAKPELRNANGLTAADLARVQGFRECAQLLSNAENKLRQLNGFGRNGTDHSPIQGRSLLNGVANRKRLLDCSEPNHIKKARTDSMDFPLKTLNGSVGEVESMAVEPASDSQSDGTIDTATCLKNGHAQQKTFAVNGVAVNGLCHPTPTESDHMENRSDMCGSLHLSGSPSSCVSYRPSWGAFPSDSSEHLHYGYYHGFGDTAEDLEDVNNRHDHNTTIRVEQHYDQEVLSAMQLFHGS; this is translated from the exons ATGTCTGTGGGCGTCGAGTCCGGCTTCTCCAACGACGAGCTGCTCCACATTCGCTTCCCCCTCCACCGCGCCTGCAGGGACGGGGATGTGGGCGCGCTGTGCTCGCTGCTCCAGCTTGGCTCGGCCAGCCGAGCGGACTTAGCCGCCGAGGACTCTTTCTACGGCTGGACGCCTATTCACTGGGCGGCGCACTTCGGAAAG ctggagtgtgtgttgcGGCTGGTGCAGGTTGGATGTGAGGTGAACGCAATCACGTCTCGGTTTGCACAGACTCCGGCACACATTGCTGCTTTTGGAGGACACCCAGAGTGCCTCTTATGGCTCCTGCAGGCGGGCGCTGATATCAACAGACAG gacTATGTGGGTGAAACCCCCATTCATAAAGCTGCAAGGGCAGGTAGCATGGAGTGCATCAATGCCCTGTTGATATCGGGTGCTAAACCGGA ATTAAGGAACGCAAATGGGTTGACTGCGGCCGACCTGGCCCGTGTACAAGGCTTCCGGGAGTGCGCTCAGCTCCTGTCCAATGCAGAGAATAAGCTCAGACAGCTCAATGGGTTTGGCCGTAATGGTACTGACCACTCCCCTATCCAAGGCCGAAGTCTCCTTAATGGGGTAGCCAATAGAAAGAGGCTTCTGGATTGTTCGGAGCCAAATCACATCAAAAAAGCAAGAACTGACA GCATGGATTTCCCTTTGAAGACACTCAATGGATCGGTGGGGGAGGTGGAGAGCATGGCTGTGGAACCTGCTTCAGACAGTCAATCAG ATGGCACCATAGACACAGCCACATGTCTGAAGAACGGTCATGCGCAACAGAAGACATTTGCTGTCAACGGCGTCGCCGTAAACGGGCTCTGCCACCCGACCCCCACGGAGTCTGACCATATGGAGAATAGAAGCGATATGTGTGGCTCGCTGCACCTCAGCGGCAGCCCTAGCAGCTGTGTGTCCTACAGGCCGTCCTGGGGCGCGTTCCCCTCTGACTCCAGCGAACACCTGCACTATGGGTATTACCACGGTTTTGGAGACACTGCGGAGGACCTGGAAGACGTCAACAACCGCCATGATCACAACACGACCATAAGGGTCGAGCAGCACTACGATCAGGAGGTGTTGAGTGCCATGCAGCTGTTTCACGGCTCATGA